From one Brachypodium distachyon strain Bd21 chromosome 4, Brachypodium_distachyon_v3.0, whole genome shotgun sequence genomic stretch:
- the LOC100821034 gene encoding acyl transferase 1: MLPIKREQTHFISSRTTASKPTIIHTFSPSPRRSTTPTMVTFTARRSEPELVSPAMPTPRETKNLSDLDDQWTLRFYESIVGFFRGPPRPAGRANNMAKGIKAAIAGALVYYYPMAGRLRKLPGGGNKLAVDCTGEGVVFVEAAADVRLEDLGEPLLPPYPCVEEFMADAGDTRDVVDKPLLFLQVTQLKCGGFAIGIHMCHCIADGFGILQFIKSIADFASGELVPTTLPVWKRDLFTARIPPSLSHVYPAYKPFLLGLERTGEDVMMSTPPENTIVQYFFFGPKDIEILRSHIPGHLVQSTTTFELITAVMWRCRTLALGYESRHKVRVMFTLNARGRRSINGDTLVPRGFYGNAHFSPMAEATVDELTTKPLAHILELMREAKSETTEDCMKSMVDLTALWREQPPFCMDRTYEISDTKWVAGNALKLGMAELVAGGTPLVGDFTSKLISYHTSCKNENGEDSTTVSLLLPKPAMKRFANEMAIWLKE; the protein is encoded by the exons ATGCTGCCTATAAAACGGGAACAGACACATTTCATCTCATCCCGAACCACTGCATCAAAGCCAACTATTATACATACCTTCAGTCCTTCACCACGCCGATCCACAACCCCGACAATGGTGACCTTCACGGCACGCCGGAGCGAGCCCGAGCTAGTTTCCCCGGCAATGCCGACGCCCCGCGAGACGAAGAACCTCTCAGACCTGGACGACCAGTGGACGCTGCGCTTCTACGAGTCCATCGTCGGCTTCTTCCGCGGTCCTCCTCGCCCTGCAGGAAGGGCCAACAACATGGCGAAGGGCATCAAGGCGGCCATTGCTGGGGCCCTGGTGTATTACTACCCGATGGCCGGCCGCCTGCGAAAGCTCCCCGGGGGCGGAAACAAGCTGGCAGTGGACTGCACGGGGGAAGGCGTGGTGTTTGTGGAGGCGGCTGCCGATGTGCGGCTAGAGGACCTtggcgagccgctgctgccaCCGTATCCTTGCGTCGAAGAGTTCATGGCGGATGCCGGCGACACTAGAGATGTTGTTGATAAGCCCCTGCTCTTCCTGCAG GTGACACAACTCAAATGTGGGGGATTTGCTATCGGGATTCACATGTGCCATTGCATTGCTGATGGCTTCGGCATTCTCCAGTTTATCAAGTCTATAGCCGACTTCGCATCCGGTGAACTTGTCCCAACCACTTTGCCTGTGTGGAAAAGAGATCTCTTCACAGCACGTATCCCACCATCCCTCTCACATGTCTACCCAGCATATAAGCCGTTCCTTCTTGGCTTAGAACGTACAGGAGAAGACGTGATGATGTCAACTCCACCAGAGAACACAATAGTACAATATTTCTTCTTTGGCCCAAAAGATATAGAAATTCTACGAAGCCATATCCCAGGCCACCTTGTCCAATCCACCACAACATTTGAGCTGATAACCGCTGTCATGTGGCGGTGTCGCACATTGGCACTAGGTTATGAATCTAGACATAAAGTGCGGGTCATGTTTACTCTAAATGCACGTGGGAGAAGAAGTATAAATGGTGACACCTTGGTTCCACGAGGTTTCTATGGAAATGCACATTTCTCTCCCATGGCAGAAGCCACCGTCGATGAGTTGACAACAAAGCCACTCGCACATATACTTGAGCTCATGCGCGAAGCCAAGTCAGAAACAACAGAGGATTGCATGAAATCAATGGTGGATTTGACGGCATTGTGGCGGGAGCAACCACCTTTCTGTATGGATAGGACATACGAGATTAGTGATACAAAATGGGTTGCAGGAAATGCATTGAAGCTTGGGATGGCCGAGTTGGTCGCTGGTGGCACACCCCTTGTTGGTGATTTCACTTCAAAGCTAATAAGTTATCATACGAGCTGCAAGAATGAAAATGGTGAGGACTCAACTACGGTATCTCTCCTACTGCCTAAACCAGCAATGAAGAGATTTGCGAATGAGATGGCAATTTGGCTGAAGGAATGA
- the LOC104584572 gene encoding pentatricopeptide repeat-containing protein At3g12770 produces the protein MPLPLRPLPTTAAALVHRYNRLLSAAGVSSSSSSLRALLPIHARAVVLGIATNPAFATSLLAVAAPCSLAYARRVFDAAPHRDVYMWNTLLRVHAHSHAEPQSSALSLYKRMRAAGVAPDHYTYPIVLPACAAARAPRLGRAAHGDAVRFALAGDCFVHSALIAMYCQDGDVADAEQVFLGTAGASRTVVSWTAMVAGYVQNCFFGEAIAVFGAVVAEGVLPNEITLISFLPCLQGQEWLTAGEMVHGFALKLRFDANVPLLNALVAMYGKCGSVLSAKGLFDGMATRTLVSWNTMVAMYEQNSDGVQAIKFFRRMLTEKVGFDCVTLVSVLSACARSGALETGKWVHELARSHGLDNDARIGNVLVDMYAKCGEIAYAREVFDSLREPGVVSWSAMISAYANHGEHQEALKLFSLMKGEGVKPNSFTVTAVLVACGHSGLVDEGLKHFNSIAMEYQMSPTLEHYACMLDMLGRAGRLVEAYEIIRGMSVQPDKCVWGAFLGGCRLHCNLELAEFVANDLFQSGSNDVTFYVLMANMYFEAGMLEDAERMRRAMKEMELKKTAGHSSVVRTSTERGGITR, from the coding sequence ATGCCCCTTCCCCTCCGGCCACTGCCCACTActgccgccgccctcgtccACCGCTACAACCGCCTCCTTTCAGCCGCCggcgtctcctcctcctcttcctcccttcGCGCCCTCCTTCCAATCCATGCCCGCGCCGTTGTCCTCGGCATCGCCACCAACCCCGCCTTCGCCACCAGTCTCCTCGCAGTTGCCGCCCCGTGCTCCCTCGCCTACGCCCGCAGGGTGTTCGACGCCGCGCCGCACCGGGACGTCTACATGTGGAACACCCTCCTCCGCGTCCATGCCCACTCCCACGCCGAACCACAATCTTCCGCCCTCTCCCTCTACAAGCGGATGCGCGCCGCGGGCGTCGCGCCGGACCACTACACGTACCCGATCGTGCTCCcggcgtgcgcggcggcgcgcgccccGCGGCTTGGGCGGGCCGCGCACGGGGACGCTGTGAGGTTCGCGCTCGCGGGGGACTGCTTCGTGCACAGCGCGCTCATCGCCATGTACTGCCAGGACGGAGATGTCGCCGACGCGGAGCAGGTGTTCTTGGGAACTGCCGGTGCGTCCCGTACGGTCGTCTCATGGACGGCCATGGTGGCCGGCTACGTGCAGAACTGCTTCTTTGGCGAGGCCATAGCGGTGTTCGGTGCCGTGGTTGCCGAGGGCGTGCTTCCAAATGAGATCACTCTGATCAGTTTTCTCCCCTGCTTGCAGGGGCAAGAGTGGCTCACTGCCGGGGAGATGGTTCATGGGTTTGCCCTCAAGCTGCGGTTTGACGCAAATGTGCCGCTGCTGAATGCGCTCGTTGCGATGTATGGGAAGTGCGGGAGTGTCTTGTCGGCAAAAGGGTTGTTTGATGGAATGGCCACACGCACTCTGGTTTCCTGGAACACCATGGTTGCAATGTATGAGCAGAACAGCGATGGGGTTcaggccatcaagttcttccgCAGGATGCTTACTGAGAAGGTGGGGTTCGACTGTGTGACTCTGGTCAGCGTCTTGTCTGCTTGCGCACGATCGGGAGCCCTTGAGACCGGGAAGTGGGTGCACGAGCTTGCTAGGAGTCATGGGCTCGACAATGATGCAAGGATCGGCAATGTTCTTGTGGATATGTATGCAAAATGTGGTGAGATTGCTTACGCAAGGGAGGTTTTTGACAGTTTGCGTGAGCCAGGTGTCGTGTCATGGAGTGCCATGATCAGTGCATACGCCAACCATGGGGAGCATCAAGAAGCTCTCAAGTTATTCTCCCTTATGAAAGGTGAAGGTGTGAAGCCAAATTCCTTCACGGTTACCGCGGTTCTGGTGGCGTGCGGCCACTCAGGCCTCGTCGACGAAGGACTGAAGCATTTCAACAGTATTGCCATGGAGTACCAGATGTCGCCAACTCTTGAGCACTATGCTTGCATGCTTGATATGCTAGGACGTGCTGGAAGACTTGTCGAGGCATATGAAATCATCAGGGGAATGTCTGTGCAGCCAGACAAGTGCGTTTGGGGTGCATTCCTTGGTGGCTGCAGGCTTCACTGCAACCTGGAGCTAGCAGAATTCGTTGCCAATGATCTCTTTCAGTCGGGCTCTAATGATGTCACGTTCTATGTTTTGATGGCAAACATGTACTTTGAAGCTGGAATGCTGGAAGACGCAGAAAGGATGAGGAGGGCCATGAAGGAGATGGAACTCAAGAAGACAGCTGGGCATAGTTCAGTAGTACGTACCAGTACAGAGAGAGGAGGCATCACGAGGTAG
- the LOC100841776 gene encoding protein FAM136A — translation MDHVGSMEERIVTERIRRKLEEVNAAAQQHLVGVQDHVNFTMQQAYFKCAYECFDRRQSQEGINNCVENCSVPVLSANNVVETEMAKFQERLNRSLMVCQDKFEAAKLQKMKTDATQELESCVHRSIDDSIRVLPHVVDQIKSTLNMK, via the exons ATGGACCACGTAGGCTCCATGGAGGAAAGGATAGTGACGGAGCGGATCCGACGGAAGCTGGAGGAGGTGAACGCTGCCGCTCAGCAGCATCTCGTCGGCGTACAGGACCATGTCAACTTCACGATGCAG CAAGCCTACTTCAAGTGTGCATATGAATGCTTTGATAGGCGACAAAGTCAAGAGGGGATCAACAACTGCGTAGAGAACTGTAGTGTGCCTGTCCTTTCTGCCAACAATGTTGTTGAGACTGAGATGGCCAAGTTCCAG GAACGGCTGAATCGATCTTTGATGGTCTGCCAAGACAAGTTTGAAGCAGCAAAGCTCCAGAAGATGAAAACAGATGCAACCCAGGAGCTGGAATCATGCGTGCACAGATCTATTGATGACAGCATCAGGGTCCTGCCCCATGTGGTTGATCAGATCAAGTCCACCCTTAACATGAAGTAG